A single genomic interval of Brevibacillus brevis harbors:
- a CDS encoding complex I NDUFA9 subunit family protein — protein MKVFLTGATGFVGRGILERLQAEGYETVCLTRSGSTGKLPKNETATLHITEATGDLFDKESLMGGMQGCDAVIHLVGIIREQPGKGILFSRIHVEGTQNVLEAAKQAGIKRFVHMSALGARKNATSAYHRTKYEAEQLVQASGIPYVIFRPSVIFGPGDEFVNMLADLVRLPVTPVIGDGSYPLQPVARKTVADVFVQALSRPEATNQTYETGGPEPLSYGQILDTIGEALGKPKVNKIHIPLAFMKPVVNMMERFPFFPITNTQLTMLLEGNACKDGKLLYDTFHTEKIDFLPGITTYLRTK, from the coding sequence ATGAAAGTATTCCTGACTGGTGCCACTGGGTTTGTTGGACGGGGTATTCTCGAGCGCTTGCAGGCAGAAGGATATGAAACAGTTTGCCTCACCAGATCTGGTTCAACAGGTAAGCTTCCCAAAAACGAAACCGCCACTCTACATATAACGGAAGCGACTGGCGATCTATTTGATAAAGAATCTTTGATGGGAGGGATGCAAGGCTGCGATGCTGTCATCCACCTCGTCGGAATTATTCGCGAACAACCAGGGAAAGGCATTCTCTTTTCTCGTATCCATGTAGAGGGTACACAAAATGTACTGGAGGCTGCCAAGCAAGCTGGAATCAAGCGCTTTGTCCATATGAGTGCTCTGGGCGCACGCAAAAACGCCACGAGCGCCTATCATCGAACCAAATACGAAGCGGAGCAGCTTGTTCAAGCAAGCGGTATTCCGTACGTCATTTTCCGTCCATCTGTCATTTTTGGTCCCGGGGATGAATTCGTGAATATGCTCGCCGATCTGGTCCGATTACCTGTCACACCAGTCATTGGCGATGGCTCCTACCCTTTGCAACCAGTTGCTCGCAAGACGGTGGCTGATGTATTCGTCCAAGCCTTGAGCAGACCCGAAGCAACCAATCAAACTTACGAAACAGGTGGACCCGAACCACTTTCCTACGGACAAATCTTAGATACGATTGGCGAGGCTCTCGGAAAGCCGAAGGTCAACAAAATTCACATTCCCCTTGCTTTCATGAAGCCTGTGGTAAATATGATGGAGCGATTCCCATTTTTCCCGATTACCAACACGCAGCTCACTATGCTGCTAGAAGGAAACGCATGTAAGGACGGAAAGCTTCTCTACGATACTTTTCACACCGAAAAAATCGACTTTCTCCCGGGAATCACCACTTACCTCCGTACAAAATAA
- a CDS encoding ECF transporter S component: protein MKETALHSSRTRATQKLVTIPMLAAVAFILQYLEVPVPLMPSFLKLDFSTLPALIGGLMYGPVAGVIIEVLKNTLHMLFKNTDGLLIGELANVVAGSSFIFAAVYMQRLGQGKKGFLTGLALGTILMTIVMAVANAYVLLPAYAVLYQMPLEQLLTMFNATSIWSLVLYGIVPFNLFKGVMISVVAYPIYVKLGSRIAARTNN from the coding sequence ATGAAAGAAACAGCGCTGCATTCTTCGCGCACACGTGCAACCCAAAAGCTGGTGACGATTCCCATGCTGGCGGCCGTTGCATTCATTTTGCAGTATCTCGAGGTTCCCGTACCGCTCATGCCAAGCTTTTTAAAGCTCGACTTCAGTACACTCCCCGCATTGATCGGGGGACTCATGTACGGACCAGTAGCTGGCGTTATTATCGAGGTACTGAAAAATACACTGCACATGCTCTTTAAAAATACAGACGGTCTTTTGATCGGTGAGCTCGCAAACGTTGTAGCAGGATCAAGCTTTATTTTTGCGGCTGTCTACATGCAGCGTCTCGGTCAAGGTAAAAAAGGCTTCCTGACTGGTCTTGCTCTGGGTACGATTTTGATGACGATTGTCATGGCTGTGGCCAATGCTTATGTGCTGTTGCCTGCGTACGCTGTGCTTTATCAAATGCCGCTTGAACAGCTCTTGACCATGTTCAATGCGACAAGTATCTGGTCATTGGTTCTGTACGGAATCGTCCCGTTCAATCTCTTCAAAGGTGTTATGATTTCAGTGGTTGCGTATCCGATCTACGTGAAGCTCGGCTCCAGAATCGCTGCGCGTACCAACAATTGA
- a CDS encoding M42 family metallopeptidase — protein sequence MSVSTEYVVQSFCQLANIPSPSGNTEKVMAWVAQELEKLGVSYKRTNKGAIVATVAGASNEKARLLTAHVDTLGAMVKEIKSNGRLKLTLIGGFAFNAIEGEHCVVETSSGRLVTGTILSTKASVHVYSSEAGKAERNEANMEVRLDEKVTSKEEVLALGISVGDFVSFDPRVTVTDSGFIKSRHIDDKASVAVLLGVLKELSESGVKLPYTTHFFISNNEEIGYGGNSSIPDNVVEYLAVDMGAIGDGQTTDEYCVSICAKDSTGPYHYGLRSHLTKLAQANGLNYQVDIYPYYGSDASAALRAGYDVVHGLIGPGVDASHSHERTHKEALDNTAKLVMAYLQSDEMQA from the coding sequence ATGAGTGTATCTACGGAATATGTTGTACAAAGTTTTTGCCAATTGGCGAACATCCCAAGTCCATCTGGCAATACGGAAAAAGTAATGGCCTGGGTTGCACAAGAGTTAGAAAAGCTTGGCGTTTCATATAAACGGACAAACAAAGGAGCAATCGTTGCAACAGTAGCGGGGGCCAGTAATGAAAAGGCAAGACTCTTGACCGCTCATGTCGATACGCTGGGCGCGATGGTAAAAGAAATAAAGAGCAACGGACGCTTGAAGCTGACCTTGATCGGCGGCTTTGCATTCAATGCGATTGAAGGGGAGCACTGCGTTGTAGAGACAAGCAGCGGTCGTCTTGTAACCGGTACCATTTTGTCCACTAAAGCTTCCGTACATGTTTACAGCTCAGAAGCGGGGAAAGCTGAGCGCAATGAGGCGAACATGGAAGTTCGACTGGATGAAAAGGTCACCAGCAAAGAGGAAGTCCTTGCGCTTGGGATTTCCGTCGGAGATTTTGTCTCCTTTGATCCGCGCGTGACGGTTACAGATAGCGGCTTTATCAAGTCTCGTCATATTGACGACAAAGCGAGCGTAGCTGTGCTGCTGGGAGTTCTGAAAGAACTGAGTGAATCAGGTGTGAAGCTGCCTTACACCACGCACTTTTTTATCAGCAATAATGAAGAAATCGGCTACGGTGGCAACTCCAGCATTCCTGACAACGTGGTGGAGTATCTGGCTGTCGACATGGGCGCGATTGGGGACGGACAGACGACAGATGAGTATTGCGTGTCCATTTGTGCGAAGGATTCCACAGGACCTTACCACTACGGATTGCGCAGCCATCTGACCAAGCTCGCACAAGCGAACGGTCTGAACTACCAAGTAGACATTTATCCCTACTATGGTTCTGACGCAAGCGCTGCACTGAGGGCCGGATATGACGTTGTCCATGGTTTGATCGGACCGGGAGTAGATGCATCCCACTCCCATGAACGTACACATAAAGAAGCGCTCGATAACACGGCAAAGCTCGTTATGGCCTACCTTCAATCAGATGAAATGCAAGCATAG
- a CDS encoding YgzB family protein: protein MKNTERLSKIKRMRTWGNWSMVIGILLMYTGYAFFAGYLDFIPLLGSLLKGSYIFMTLLLIIGFILTMGSTVLFMISGMVSTSAPQVQCPSCQKVTKMLGKEDACMFCGQPLRLEDGHPQQNQT, encoded by the coding sequence ATGAAAAATACAGAACGCCTGAGCAAGATCAAACGCATGCGCACATGGGGCAACTGGAGCATGGTAATCGGCATTTTGCTGATGTATACAGGGTACGCATTTTTTGCAGGTTATTTGGACTTTATTCCTTTACTTGGAAGCCTCTTGAAAGGCTCTTACATTTTTATGACGCTGCTTTTGATCATCGGGTTCATTCTGACAATGGGCAGTACAGTCTTGTTTATGATTTCCGGGATGGTCTCCACGTCAGCTCCACAGGTGCAATGCCCTTCATGCCAAAAAGTCACGAAGATGTTGGGTAAAGAAGACGCCTGTATGTTTTGTGGACAACCTTTACGCCTAGAAGATGGACATCCTCAGCAAAACCAGACATAA
- the proS gene encoding proline--tRNA ligase has protein sequence MKEDKAFVKEITPQSEDFSRWYIDAIKKADLMDYTPVRGCIVFKPDGFELWERIQEAMNKRFKETGHRNAYFPMLIPESFFQKEKEHIEGFNPELPWVTEAGGEPLEEKLALRPTSETIIGHMYSQWIQSYRDLPVLINQWANVFRWEKRTMPFLRTSEFLWQEGHTAHATEEEARQETMQMLEIYREVVEQELAIPVWKGQKTPSERFAGAVDTYSIEAMMKDGKAVQAGTSHYLGDKFARGFEIKFLDRDNQFKYVHTTSWGTSTRLIGSMIMVHGDDRGLVLSPRMAPTQVIMIPVGPMKLREKVMEAFDPLFDEIKAAGVRVRADLREETPGWKFNEWEMRGVPLRLELGPRDVENGQVILARRDTGEKVTVSLEGIAQTVVQLLEEIQQNMFQKALAFRDENSHLGIDTLEQLSAHIAKNESDNKTSGWVLAGWCGDDACESKIKEETKFTSRNIPFEPPVKKKACICCGKESQHSVWFGRAY, from the coding sequence ATGAAAGAGGACAAAGCGTTTGTAAAAGAAATTACACCGCAATCGGAGGATTTTTCGCGTTGGTACATCGATGCCATTAAAAAGGCGGATTTGATGGACTACACACCGGTACGCGGCTGCATCGTGTTTAAGCCGGATGGCTTTGAACTATGGGAGCGAATTCAAGAGGCGATGAATAAGCGCTTCAAGGAGACAGGGCATCGCAATGCCTATTTCCCGATGCTGATCCCCGAGTCCTTCTTTCAAAAAGAAAAAGAGCATATCGAGGGCTTCAATCCAGAGTTGCCTTGGGTAACAGAGGCTGGGGGCGAGCCGCTAGAGGAAAAGCTCGCGCTACGTCCAACCTCCGAGACGATCATCGGACATATGTACAGCCAATGGATTCAAAGCTACCGTGACCTGCCTGTATTAATCAACCAATGGGCAAACGTTTTTCGTTGGGAAAAGCGGACGATGCCGTTCTTGCGGACATCAGAATTTCTCTGGCAGGAAGGCCACACGGCACATGCGACAGAGGAGGAAGCTCGTCAGGAAACGATGCAAATGCTGGAGATTTACCGAGAGGTCGTCGAGCAAGAGCTGGCTATTCCGGTTTGGAAGGGACAAAAAACACCGAGTGAACGCTTTGCTGGTGCTGTTGACACGTATTCCATTGAAGCGATGATGAAGGATGGCAAAGCAGTGCAAGCGGGCACCTCGCACTATTTGGGCGATAAATTCGCGCGCGGCTTTGAAATCAAGTTTTTGGATCGTGACAATCAGTTCAAGTACGTTCACACCACATCATGGGGAACCTCTACGCGACTGATTGGTTCAATGATCATGGTGCATGGCGATGACCGCGGTCTAGTGTTGTCGCCTCGCATGGCTCCGACACAGGTTATCATGATTCCAGTCGGTCCGATGAAGCTGCGAGAGAAAGTAATGGAGGCGTTTGATCCTCTCTTTGACGAGATTAAGGCCGCAGGAGTGCGTGTCCGTGCTGATCTTCGGGAAGAAACACCAGGCTGGAAGTTCAATGAGTGGGAAATGCGTGGGGTTCCTCTGCGTCTGGAGCTCGGACCGCGTGACGTGGAAAATGGTCAAGTAATTCTGGCTCGTCGTGATACAGGGGAGAAGGTGACGGTTTCACTTGAAGGTATCGCGCAGACAGTTGTTCAACTGTTGGAAGAGATTCAGCAAAATATGTTCCAAAAAGCACTAGCCTTCCGTGATGAAAACTCACATTTGGGGATTGATACACTGGAGCAGCTATCCGCTCATATTGCCAAAAACGAGAGCGACAATAAAACGAGTGGATGGGTGTTAGCTGGCTGGTGTGGGGATGATGCTTGTGAATCGAAGATCAAAGAGGAAACTAAGTTCACCTCTCGCAACATCCCGTTTGAGCCTCCTGTAAAAAAGAAAGCCTGCATTTGCTGCGGCAAAGAGTCACAGCATAGCGTCTGGTTCGGTCGGGCTTATTAA
- a CDS encoding HAD family hydrolase, producing the protein MRTILFDFDGTVADTLPLIFTAFRSTFQQFLQEHYTDEQIVALFGPTETGILQNKLPSHAHDNALAHFYRVYTDEHSRVQNPENIRSMLDELHAAGIQMGIVTGKGRKSADISLREWGLDSYFSVVITGDEVTQPKPHPEGILTAMKQLGATPAETIFVGDSDADVLAGRAAGLRTVGVDWLLVTQKSGKFDPEPDYHFTDVQAFTDWILGR; encoded by the coding sequence ATGCGGACGATCTTGTTTGATTTCGACGGCACAGTTGCCGATACCCTCCCCTTGATCTTCACCGCTTTTCGCTCTACCTTTCAGCAGTTTTTACAAGAGCATTATACCGACGAGCAGATTGTAGCTCTCTTTGGCCCCACAGAGACAGGCATTTTGCAAAACAAGCTTCCCTCACATGCCCATGACAACGCCCTCGCTCATTTTTATCGTGTATACACAGACGAACACTCCCGCGTACAAAACCCGGAAAATATCCGAAGCATGCTCGATGAACTTCACGCAGCAGGTATCCAAATGGGAATTGTAACAGGAAAAGGACGCAAAAGCGCTGACATTTCCCTTCGAGAATGGGGATTAGATTCGTATTTTTCCGTCGTGATCACAGGGGATGAGGTTACACAACCAAAGCCTCATCCAGAAGGTATTTTGACCGCTATGAAACAGCTAGGCGCTACGCCTGCGGAAACCATTTTCGTAGGTGACAGTGATGCTGACGTGTTGGCTGGTCGAGCCGCTGGTTTGCGAACAGTCGGTGTGGATTGGCTTTTGGTTACACAAAAGTCGGGAAAATTCGATCCCGAGCCTGACTACCACTTTACGGATGTGCAAGCTTTTACCGATTGGATACTCGGACGCTAG
- the nth gene encoding endonuclease III → MAQRKVPVADILDNLQQLYPDAHCELNYTTPFELLIATILSAQCTDKRVNEITAPMFQQLNQPEHYLHLTQEEMEEHIKGLGLYKNKSKNILETCRILYEKYNSEVPQTHAELEALPGVGRKTANVVLSNAFGIPAIAVDTHVFRVGNRLGLANSDNVDEVERQLMKRIPKEKWTDAHHWLIWHGRRVCSSRNPQCGSCTLQSMCKFAQAEAKKAKKPATKKPAKAK, encoded by the coding sequence ATGGCACAACGCAAAGTACCTGTTGCCGACATCTTGGATAATTTGCAACAGCTTTATCCGGATGCGCACTGTGAATTGAATTATACAACCCCGTTTGAACTTCTCATTGCGACCATTCTTTCTGCCCAATGTACAGATAAACGGGTGAATGAGATTACGGCACCCATGTTCCAGCAGCTAAACCAGCCGGAGCATTACCTTCATTTGACACAGGAAGAAATGGAAGAGCATATAAAAGGGCTCGGGTTGTATAAGAATAAGAGTAAAAACATTTTAGAGACCTGTAGAATCTTGTACGAAAAATACAATAGCGAAGTACCACAAACGCATGCCGAGCTCGAAGCATTGCCGGGAGTAGGGAGAAAGACTGCAAATGTCGTTTTGTCCAATGCATTCGGGATTCCTGCGATCGCAGTGGATACGCATGTATTCCGCGTAGGAAACCGGTTAGGCCTTGCGAATAGCGACAATGTGGATGAAGTGGAGCGTCAGCTCATGAAGCGTATTCCAAAAGAGAAGTGGACGGATGCGCATCATTGGCTAATCTGGCACGGCAGACGTGTATGCTCGTCGCGCAATCCACAGTGCGGCAGCTGTACACTTCAATCCATGTGTAAGTTTGCACAGGCGGAAGCCAAAAAAGCCAAAAAACCTGCAACCAAAAAGCCCGCAAAAGCAAAGTAA
- a CDS encoding glycosyl hydrolase family 18 protein — protein MSRESGRVQRPRRRKRRAFRTLFLLSFLLLAIFGSIYWFFVLRASTEHVQPYNGEKNVIVYEGSRKESTYVLESEQILLPFDFIKENIDPAIFWDEPTRSVIVTTKDKVLRMESGEVVAYLNKKPVDLLVPVKEVDGTRYVPLDPLEKLYPYSFERKADTGVLVVEKEGYEIQQAKVIAAEEKQAVRTGSSHRTPIVAELTSGEVVDVLGKKENWYRVLTASGVGGFISEKSIEMTDVRKVQLEHTTATGQQHAAWKPEGKINLVWEHVVSKNPDVSKIGALPGVNVVSPTWFEMKDAEGNLLNRADPAYVKWAHKRGYKVWGLVTNGFNPDWTKSVLSSYDKRDKLIAQLLYYAHLYDLDGINIDFENVYLEEKEELVQFVRELTPYLHQQGLTVSIDVTIKSNAKQWSMFLDRKALAEVVDYVAVMTYDEHWAASPKAGSVASLPWVERGLQGVLEEVPNEKLLLGVPFYTRLWTEAKQADGTVKVSSKAYSMTKAQDWINERKLTPVMDEASGQHYVEYKDPKDGNVYKMWIEDVTSMKKRMEIVNKYDLAGAASWRRGFEVPEIWQAIDETLK, from the coding sequence ATGAGCAGGGAGTCGGGTAGAGTTCAGCGACCAAGAAGAAGGAAACGACGGGCTTTTCGCACGCTGTTTTTGTTAAGCTTTCTCTTGTTGGCCATCTTCGGCAGCATTTACTGGTTTTTTGTGCTCCGTGCCTCAACTGAGCATGTGCAGCCGTATAATGGTGAGAAAAATGTGATTGTATACGAAGGCTCGCGAAAAGAGTCCACGTATGTGTTGGAATCAGAGCAAATATTGTTGCCCTTTGATTTCATTAAAGAGAACATTGATCCTGCGATTTTTTGGGATGAGCCTACACGTTCCGTTATCGTTACGACGAAGGATAAGGTGCTTCGGATGGAGAGCGGAGAAGTTGTCGCCTATCTGAACAAAAAACCTGTGGATTTACTCGTTCCGGTAAAAGAGGTGGACGGCACACGCTATGTCCCATTGGATCCATTGGAAAAGCTGTATCCTTATTCGTTTGAGCGAAAAGCAGACACGGGTGTCCTCGTCGTCGAAAAAGAGGGCTACGAAATCCAGCAAGCAAAAGTAATCGCTGCCGAGGAAAAACAAGCAGTCCGTACCGGTTCTTCTCACCGAACCCCGATCGTAGCAGAGCTGACGTCAGGAGAGGTTGTTGACGTTCTTGGCAAAAAAGAAAACTGGTATCGCGTTTTGACGGCTTCGGGAGTAGGCGGATTCATTTCAGAGAAAAGTATTGAAATGACAGATGTGCGCAAAGTCCAGCTAGAGCACACGACTGCTACCGGACAACAACACGCTGCTTGGAAGCCCGAGGGAAAGATCAACCTCGTATGGGAGCACGTCGTCAGTAAAAATCCGGATGTTTCAAAAATTGGTGCATTGCCAGGAGTAAATGTCGTTTCACCTACTTGGTTTGAAATGAAGGATGCAGAAGGAAATCTGTTGAACAGGGCCGATCCTGCGTACGTCAAATGGGCCCATAAAAGGGGCTACAAGGTTTGGGGGCTCGTTACAAACGGCTTTAATCCTGACTGGACCAAGTCTGTTCTCAGCAGCTATGACAAGCGAGATAAGTTAATTGCCCAACTCTTGTACTACGCTCATCTATACGATCTCGATGGCATCAACATCGATTTTGAGAACGTGTATTTAGAAGAGAAAGAGGAACTCGTTCAGTTTGTACGGGAGCTGACGCCGTATCTCCATCAGCAAGGACTGACCGTTTCCATAGATGTGACGATCAAATCAAACGCGAAGCAATGGTCCATGTTCCTGGATCGAAAAGCTTTGGCCGAGGTCGTCGATTATGTTGCGGTGATGACGTATGACGAGCATTGGGCTGCGAGTCCAAAAGCGGGATCTGTCGCATCGTTGCCATGGGTGGAGCGAGGCTTGCAAGGAGTTTTGGAAGAAGTCCCTAACGAAAAACTGCTGTTGGGTGTACCTTTTTACACACGCTTGTGGACAGAAGCCAAGCAGGCTGATGGCACTGTGAAGGTTAGCTCCAAAGCTTATTCCATGACGAAAGCACAGGACTGGATCAACGAGCGCAAACTGACGCCGGTTATGGATGAAGCTTCAGGTCAACATTACGTGGAGTATAAAGACCCGAAGGATGGCAACGTCTATAAAATGTGGATAGAAGATGTAACTTCTATGAAAAAGCGTATGGAAATCGTCAATAAGTACGACTTAGCGGGTGCAGCTTCTTGGCGCCGTGGTTTTGAGGTGCCGGAGATTTGGCAAGCAATTGACGAGACTTTGAAATAA
- the perR gene encoding peroxide-responsive transcriptional repressor PerR — translation MVQRVEKAVEILKNTGVRMTPQRHAILTYLLETMTHPTADEIYKALEGKFPNMSVATIYNNLRVFKDAGLVTELTYGDASSRFDANVEEDHYHAICSSCGAIRDFHFPYLRDAEVAASKDIGFKVTGHRMEVYGVCDSCQKNPH, via the coding sequence ATGGTACAACGTGTGGAGAAAGCTGTTGAAATCCTGAAGAATACAGGGGTTCGCATGACACCTCAGCGCCATGCAATTTTGACCTATTTGCTGGAAACGATGACCCACCCGACGGCTGACGAAATATATAAAGCCCTTGAAGGCAAATTCCCGAATATGAGCGTTGCAACGATTTATAACAATCTACGAGTCTTTAAAGATGCTGGATTGGTTACAGAGCTCACTTACGGGGATGCGTCCAGCCGATTCGATGCCAATGTGGAAGAAGATCATTATCACGCGATCTGTTCCTCCTGTGGTGCGATCAGGGACTTCCACTTTCCGTATTTGCGGGATGCAGAAGTAGCTGCTTCCAAAGACATCGGCTTCAAAGTAACTGGACATCGTATGGAAGTTTATGGCGTTTGTGATTCCTGTCAAAAGAATCCCCACTAA
- a CDS encoding cob(I)yrinic acid a,c-diamide adenosyltransferase — translation MKIYTKSGDKGETSLVAGVRVPKFADRVEAYGTCDEANSQIGLALALLPATEEWKELQDVFHVIQTKLFHVGAELATPEGKKVGWPIAEEDVTFLEEQIDMLDAKLPPLTNFILPGGHPAAAAFHVSRTVVRRAERKAVHVAQQEQVNPSVVKYLNRLSDYLFVVARHINKETSAVEKTLHE, via the coding sequence ATGAAGATTTATACAAAGTCAGGGGATAAAGGTGAGACGTCACTGGTTGCAGGTGTCCGCGTGCCTAAGTTTGCGGACCGCGTAGAGGCATACGGTACGTGCGATGAAGCCAACTCACAGATAGGATTGGCATTGGCTCTGTTGCCTGCGACAGAAGAATGGAAGGAATTGCAGGATGTCTTCCATGTCATTCAGACAAAGCTGTTCCATGTAGGGGCTGAGCTGGCGACGCCAGAAGGCAAAAAGGTAGGTTGGCCCATTGCAGAAGAGGACGTTACTTTTCTGGAAGAGCAAATTGACATGCTAGATGCAAAGCTGCCTCCGCTCACCAATTTTATATTGCCTGGCGGACATCCGGCTGCGGCTGCCTTCCATGTTTCGCGTACGGTCGTCAGACGTGCAGAGCGCAAAGCAGTCCATGTGGCACAGCAGGAGCAGGTAAACCCGTCCGTGGTTAAGTACCTTAACAGATTGTCTGATTATCTGTTCGTTGTGGCTCGTCATATTAATAAAGAGACAAGTGCAGTGGAGAAAACGTTGCACGAATAG
- a CDS encoding winged helix-turn-helix domain-containing protein, whose amino-acid sequence MKEFFEVTDPEALKSLAIAERVKILELFEDLEPRTAKQIATELGENAARLHYHVKELVRVGLLEQVDTRVKGSIVEKYYEPVAKVIQVKLQLMIEENAQQLSDVMFTPFRTTEKDLMRTLNRFVASDQDVRKEYQNTFAYNLTEFYLSQDERNQFVEDISELLQKYKGFKKESGRRKFKFFDTLFPLTPADPTDDADDPFDDSDE is encoded by the coding sequence ATGAAAGAGTTTTTTGAAGTAACAGATCCAGAAGCGCTAAAATCGCTTGCTATAGCGGAACGGGTTAAAATTTTGGAACTCTTTGAAGATTTGGAGCCCAGAACGGCCAAACAAATCGCTACAGAACTAGGCGAAAATGCAGCACGGCTACATTACCATGTGAAGGAGCTCGTGCGTGTTGGGCTGCTCGAGCAAGTGGATACCCGGGTAAAAGGCTCTATTGTGGAGAAATATTATGAGCCTGTTGCCAAGGTCATTCAGGTCAAGCTCCAATTGATGATTGAAGAAAACGCTCAACAATTAAGTGATGTCATGTTTACTCCGTTTCGTACTACGGAAAAGGACCTCATGCGAACTCTCAATCGCTTCGTCGCAAGCGACCAAGATGTTAGGAAAGAGTATCAGAATACGTTCGCTTATAATTTGACTGAATTTTATTTGAGTCAAGATGAACGTAATCAATTTGTGGAAGACATCTCTGAGCTGTTGCAAAAGTACAAAGGGTTCAAAAAGGAATCTGGCCGTCGAAAATTCAAGTTTTTCGACACCCTGTTCCCATTGACTCCAGCTGACCCAACAGATGATGCAGATGATCCTTTTGATGATTCGGATGAGTAA
- a CDS encoding class I SAM-dependent methyltransferase — MSNMYQWADYYDLTQRGVAGDVEFYLEQAKLAGGKVLDLACGTGRISIPMAQAGIDVTGIDLSQDMLARAQVKAEEQGVTSGLKLLQGDMRSFDLQESFSLIMIPFRSFLHLLHVQEQMKALTCIRKHMAPGGKFIMNVFVPKIHHFYEENEKMSLRGTYPLPSGEEVAMWDYTRYDHFQQLSEVTRIYERTNAQGVVTERVKGRFTLRYIFPAELHHLLRLNGLKVTQRYGSFAKTPFDANSSELILVAEAL; from the coding sequence ATGAGCAATATGTATCAATGGGCTGATTACTATGACCTTACTCAACGCGGTGTTGCGGGTGATGTTGAGTTCTATCTGGAACAAGCGAAGCTGGCAGGGGGAAAAGTGCTGGATCTCGCTTGCGGCACCGGAAGAATCAGCATTCCGATGGCGCAGGCTGGCATCGACGTTACCGGAATTGACCTATCCCAAGATATGCTGGCAAGGGCTCAGGTAAAGGCAGAGGAACAAGGTGTAACATCCGGCTTGAAGCTATTGCAGGGAGATATGCGCTCCTTTGACCTGCAAGAGTCATTTTCGCTGATTATGATTCCTTTTCGGTCGTTTTTGCATCTGTTGCATGTTCAAGAGCAAATGAAGGCATTGACGTGCATTCGCAAGCATATGGCTCCAGGCGGGAAGTTCATCATGAACGTGTTTGTGCCCAAGATTCATCATTTTTACGAGGAAAATGAAAAAATGTCCTTGCGTGGCACCTATCCACTGCCGTCGGGGGAAGAGGTTGCCATGTGGGATTACACCCGTTATGACCATTTTCAGCAACTGTCCGAAGTGACACGCATTTACGAGCGTACGAATGCACAGGGCGTTGTGACGGAACGGGTAAAAGGCCGATTTACTCTCCGCTATATTTTCCCCGCGGAGCTCCATCATCTGCTTCGCTTAAACGGCTTGAAGGTCACACAACGATACGGTTCTTTTGCAAAGACACCTTTTGATGCAAATAGCTCAGAATTGATTCTGGTCGCAGAAGCTTTGTAA
- the bcp gene encoding thioredoxin-dependent thiol peroxidase yields the protein MTAVGQAAPAFTLQASDNQTLSLSQFHGQNVVLYFYPKDQTPTCTTEACDFRDFHSGFAELNTVVLGISPDSVKSHDKFIAKHELPFPLLADPDHQVAEAYGVWVLKKMYGREYMGIERTTFVIDKEGNIAKVWPKVKVKGHVQEVLQFIKEELQS from the coding sequence TTGACGGCAGTAGGACAAGCTGCACCTGCATTTACTTTGCAGGCGAGCGACAATCAGACCCTCTCACTTTCCCAATTTCATGGTCAAAATGTAGTGCTATATTTTTATCCGAAGGACCAAACACCGACATGTACCACAGAAGCATGTGATTTCCGTGACTTCCATTCGGGCTTTGCTGAGCTGAATACAGTTGTTCTTGGAATCAGTCCAGACTCTGTGAAATCGCATGACAAGTTTATCGCGAAGCACGAATTGCCTTTTCCACTTCTGGCAGACCCGGATCACCAAGTGGCAGAGGCTTATGGTGTGTGGGTGTTGAAAAAAATGTACGGAAGAGAGTACATGGGCATAGAACGCACGACGTTCGTCATCGACAAAGAAGGCAACATTGCAAAAGTATGGCCAAAAGTAAAGGTAAAAGGGCATGTGCAGGAAGTGCTTCAATTTATTAAGGAAGAGCTTCAATCCTAA